A stretch of DNA from Arthrobacter globiformis:
TCGACGAACCGCGGAATGTGCCGGGGCAGCAGGCCCGTGGCGTGCTCGATGCAATCGATGCCGGCGTCCAGCATGTCATCCAGGGTGTCCTCGCCGAAGCAGTGCGCCGTGACCCTGGCCCCCTCGTCGTGGGCGGCGCGGACGGCGTCCCGCACGGCCCCGGCAGGGAATGACGGCGCGAGGTCGCCGGCGGTCCGGTCGATCCAGTCCCCCACCAGCTTGACCCAGCCGTCCCCTTCCCGCGCCTGCTTGCGCACCGCCTCCACGAGGCCCCACGGCTCGACTTCCACCGCGAAGTTCCTCAGGTACCGGCGGGACCGGGCCACATGCCGGCCCGCCCTGATGATCCGCGGCGTGTCGGCCCGCTGCTGCAGCCATCGGGTGTCGCTGGCGGCGCCGGCGTCCCGGACAAGGAGCGTGCCGGCGTTGCGGTCCGTCATGGCCTGGCGGTACGCCACATCATCGTCCACAGGACCGTCCGGGCCCAGCCCGATGTGGCAGTGGGCATCCGCAAAACCGGGCAGGACCCAGCCGTCCAGGACCGCGTCCGGCCGTTGGCCCGGAGGATTGAACGTCAGCTTCCCGTCCACGGCCCAGAGCCCGCGGCGTTCCTCATCCGCAGCAGTGAGCACGGGTCCGCTGAATTCGATGATGTGAGCCATGACTCCAGCCTAAGCCGAAGCTGTGGTAGCTTCGTCTACGACCACACGGGTGCCCCTGCAGGGGCTGAGATCAGGCTGGTGCAGCCTGCGACCGTTGAACCTGTCCGGGTAATGCCGGCGAAGGAAGTGAGCAGTAAATTGAGCACCCAGAAATCACAGCTGAGCCCTGCCCAAAGTGATGCAGCCCAAAGTGAAGCCGCCGGTAATGCTGCCGGCAATGTCACGCAGTCGCTGAAATCCCATTCACTGGCATATCTGGAGGGGGACGGCCTGCGGGTTCCGGTAACGGAAATCGCCCTGGAGCCATCACCGAACGGCGAGCAGAACGCCCCGCTGCGGGTTTACCGCACGGCGGGTCCGGGCAGCGACCCGGTGGTGGGCCTCGCGCCGTTCCGTGCGGAATGGATTGCGGCCCGGGCAGACACGGAGACGTACCACGGACGTGAACGGAACCTGCTCGACGACGGCAAATCAGCCGTGCGCCGCGGCGCGGCTTCCGCCGAGTGGAAAGGCGCCAGGCCGGTGCCCCGCCGTGCGGCGGAAGGCAAGACCGTGACGCAGATGCATTATGCGCGGCAGGGCATCATCACCCCCGAAATGCGCTTCGTGGCCCTCCGCGAAAACTGCGATGTGGAACTGGTCCGCAGCGAACTCGCCGCCGGACGGGCCATCATCCCCACCAACATCAACCACCCGGAATCCGAGCCGATGATCATTGGTAAGGCGTTCCTGGTGAAGATCAACGCCAACATCGGCAACTCGGCCGTCACCAGCTCCATCGCGGAGGAGGTGGACAAGCTGCAGTGGGCCACCCAGTGGGGCGCGGACACGGTGATGGACCTGTCCACGGGCGACGACATCCACACCACGCGCGAGTGGCTCATCCGCAACTCCCCCGTGCCGATCGGCACGGTGCCGATCTACCAGGCCCTGGAAAAGGTCAATGGCGAAGCGAACGCCCTCACCTGGGAAATCTTCCGCGACACCGTCATCGAACAGTGCGAGCAGGGCGTGGACTACATGACCATCCACGCCGGCGTGCTGCTGCGGTACGTGCCGCTCACGGCGAACCGCGTGACCGGCATCGTTTCCCGCGGTGGCTCGATCATGGCCGGCTGGTGCCTGGCCCACCACCAGGAAAACTTCCTGTACACCCACTTTGATGAGCTGTGCGAGATCTTCGCCAAGTACGACGTCGCGTTCTCACTGGGCGACGGCCTTCGGCCGGGTGCGACGGCGGACGCCAACGACGCCGCGCAGTTCGCCGAACTGGACACCCTGGCTGAGCTGACCCAGCGGGCCTGGGAGTACGACGTGCAGGTCATGGTGGAAGGTCCGGGGCACATCCCGTTCCACCTGGTGCGTGAGAACGTTGAGCGCCAGCAGGAGCTGTGCAAGGGTGCGCCCTTCTACACGCTGGGCCCGCTGGTC
This window harbors:
- a CDS encoding amidohydrolase family protein — its product is MAHIIEFSGPVLTAADEERRGLWAVDGKLTFNPPGQRPDAVLDGWVLPGFADAHCHIGLGPDGPVDDDVAYRQAMTDRNAGTLLVRDAGAASDTRWLQQRADTPRIIRAGRHVARSRRYLRNFAVEVEPWGLVEAVRKQAREGDGWVKLVGDWIDRTAGDLAPSFPAGAVRDAVRAAHDEGARVTAHCFGEDTLDDMLDAGIDCIEHATGLLPRHIPRFVEQQVPIVPTLINIATFPDIAAQAEPKFPRYAQHMRALWARRRERVLEAYEAGVEIYAGTDAGSVIRHGRIADEILELHAAGLPAPAALDAACWRARRWLGAEGLAEGAAADVVVCREDPRAVPETIRSLTNVVLRGKIVH
- the thiC gene encoding phosphomethylpyrimidine synthase ThiC, with the protein product MSTQKSQLSPAQSDAAQSEAAGNAAGNVTQSLKSHSLAYLEGDGLRVPVTEIALEPSPNGEQNAPLRVYRTAGPGSDPVVGLAPFRAEWIAARADTETYHGRERNLLDDGKSAVRRGAASAEWKGARPVPRRAAEGKTVTQMHYARQGIITPEMRFVALRENCDVELVRSELAAGRAIIPTNINHPESEPMIIGKAFLVKINANIGNSAVTSSIAEEVDKLQWATQWGADTVMDLSTGDDIHTTREWLIRNSPVPIGTVPIYQALEKVNGEANALTWEIFRDTVIEQCEQGVDYMTIHAGVLLRYVPLTANRVTGIVSRGGSIMAGWCLAHHQENFLYTHFDELCEIFAKYDVAFSLGDGLRPGATADANDAAQFAELDTLAELTQRAWEYDVQVMVEGPGHIPFHLVRENVERQQELCKGAPFYTLGPLVTDVAPGYDHITSAIGATEIARYGTAMLCYVTPKEHLGLPNKDDVKTGVITYKIAAHAADLAKGHPGANERDDALSKARFEFRWRDQFALSLDPVTAESFHDETLPAEPAKTAHFCSMCGPKFCSMRISQDIRNEYGSAEAQAALAEMAEGMREKSQEFLAAGGKVYLPELRLPESARN